From the Rhodopirellula halodulae genome, one window contains:
- a CDS encoding globin family protein: MTPEQVAMVKDSWEKVKPISEQAAELFYGRLFTLDPSLRSLFKGDMSEQGKKLMSTISLAVASLDRLETILPTVQELGRKHAVEYAVPDSSYATVGEALLWTLGQGLGDDFTDEVKEAWTLTYTTLSGAMLSGKAAAA; encoded by the coding sequence ATGACACCCGAACAAGTCGCAATGGTCAAAGACAGCTGGGAAAAGGTCAAACCGATCTCCGAGCAAGCCGCGGAGTTGTTTTATGGCCGTCTGTTCACACTCGATCCGAGTCTTCGATCACTGTTCAAAGGCGACATGTCCGAACAGGGCAAGAAACTCATGAGCACAATCTCCTTGGCGGTCGCTTCCTTGGATCGGTTGGAGACCATTCTTCCAACGGTTCAGGAACTGGGGCGAAAGCATGCGGTGGAGTACGCCGTTCCCGACAGCAGCTACGCGACGGTGGGCGAAGCTTTGCTTTGGACACTCGGGCAGGGACTGGGCGATGACTTCACCGACGAAGTCAAAGAAGCGTGGACACTTACCTACACCACTCTTTCCGGAGCCATGCTCAGCGGCAAAGCCGCGGCCGCTTAG
- a CDS encoding Tll0287-like domain-containing protein yields MTFSFKSHSWIGILGLLTIACTGCGGGANASATSAPDAEPGVPYKKFSNAVHAVMMADRTVYASKVVTRLKKQDAPVEPSEYWEEEEHTIPLPAQMFRMGSELVFENPEAGFTYALKSKWPLNEQNKPKSELEVTALDFLAENPTENFYGEEELGGQKYFVAAYSDKAVAEACWSCHNDHPNRGDDYPEFAKDDVMGGVIVRVPID; encoded by the coding sequence ATGACCTTTTCTTTCAAAAGCCATTCTTGGATCGGCATTCTCGGACTGTTGACCATCGCCTGCACCGGATGTGGTGGCGGAGCGAACGCCTCTGCGACATCGGCTCCCGACGCGGAACCGGGCGTTCCCTACAAGAAATTTTCCAACGCGGTGCATGCCGTGATGATGGCCGACCGCACGGTTTACGCCTCCAAGGTGGTGACGCGTCTGAAGAAGCAAGACGCCCCCGTCGAACCCAGCGAATACTGGGAAGAAGAAGAGCACACCATTCCCTTGCCCGCACAGATGTTCCGCATGGGATCCGAACTGGTGTTCGAAAACCCCGAAGCCGGCTTCACCTACGCGTTGAAAAGCAAGTGGCCTCTGAACGAACAGAACAAACCCAAAAGCGAACTCGAAGTCACCGCCCTCGACTTCTTGGCGGAGAACCCGACGGAGAACTTCTACGGTGAAGAAGAACTTGGCGGCCAAAAGTACTTCGTCGCAGCCTACTCGGACAAAGCCGTCGCGGAAGCTTGCTGGAGTTGCCACAACGATCACCCGAACCGTGGTGATGACTATCCGGAGTTCGCCAAAGACGACGTGATGGGTGGCGTCATCGTTCGAGTTCCCATTGATTGA
- a CDS encoding cytochrome c3 family protein: MSGVQKAWLALVGINLLIGGVIAYSAFASSASTKTMFLPGDTSHGHYQIELRCDVCHTEGSGLREDACLNCHADELKLAKDTHPASKFNDPSNAELLSVLDAQSCITCHREHLPEQTLEMGLTMPADYCYHCHQETLETRPSHANFAFDSCATAGCHNYHDNRALYENFLVKHAGEPDFLDQMIVLGLEVDSSDATSSPLTIDDADAPADWELNEELLADWSETAHAAAGVNCSGCHQTQPGESSDAVTAWSDMVSMQSCEVCHSKQVETFVQGHHGMRLAQDLSPMTPAMARLPMHVDAAHRELTCNACHPGHRFDTQTASVDACVGCHNDDHSRSYLGSGHHVAWQSEMRGEADAGSGVSCATCHMPRLEDSDGEVWVQHNQNDNLRPNEKMLRDVCMNCHGPGFSIDALADEQLIQKCFDAPPTIHIDSVDLAKARFDEQQRKREARRKKK; this comes from the coding sequence ATGAGTGGCGTTCAAAAAGCATGGCTCGCGTTGGTTGGCATCAACCTTTTGATCGGAGGTGTGATCGCTTACTCCGCGTTCGCGTCTTCGGCCAGCACCAAAACCATGTTCCTTCCGGGCGACACATCACACGGGCACTACCAAATCGAACTCCGATGTGATGTTTGCCACACGGAAGGAAGCGGCCTTCGCGAAGACGCTTGTCTGAATTGTCACGCTGACGAGTTGAAGTTAGCAAAGGACACTCACCCCGCCAGCAAATTCAACGACCCCTCCAACGCGGAGCTTTTGTCAGTCCTGGACGCACAAAGCTGCATCACCTGCCATCGAGAACACCTGCCCGAGCAAACGCTGGAGATGGGACTGACGATGCCAGCAGACTATTGCTACCACTGCCACCAAGAAACGCTGGAAACGCGCCCCAGTCACGCGAATTTCGCGTTTGATTCTTGTGCCACCGCGGGTTGCCATAACTACCACGACAACCGGGCCCTCTACGAGAACTTTTTGGTCAAGCATGCCGGCGAGCCAGATTTCTTGGATCAAATGATCGTTCTCGGACTCGAGGTCGACTCTTCCGACGCGACATCGTCACCGCTAACCATTGACGATGCGGATGCACCGGCGGACTGGGAGCTGAACGAAGAACTCTTGGCGGATTGGAGCGAGACCGCTCACGCGGCGGCGGGAGTCAATTGCAGCGGTTGCCACCAAACTCAACCAGGCGAATCATCCGACGCGGTCACCGCCTGGTCCGACATGGTATCCATGCAGAGCTGCGAAGTCTGCCATTCCAAACAGGTCGAAACATTCGTGCAAGGGCATCACGGGATGCGTTTGGCACAAGACCTGTCGCCCATGACGCCTGCGATGGCTCGACTGCCGATGCATGTGGATGCCGCACACCGCGAACTCACTTGCAATGCGTGCCATCCCGGCCATCGCTTCGACACACAAACGGCTTCCGTTGATGCCTGTGTTGGCTGTCACAACGACGACCACAGCCGATCTTACTTGGGCAGCGGGCATCACGTCGCTTGGCAATCGGAGATGCGTGGCGAAGCCGATGCCGGCAGTGGTGTGTCCTGTGCGACCTGTCACATGCCTCGGTTGGAAGACAGCGACGGCGAAGTCTGGGTTCAGCACAACCAAAACGACAATCTACGCCCCAACGAAAAGATGTTGCGTGATGTCTGCATGAACTGTCACGGGCCCGGGTTTTCCATCGACGCACTCGCCGACGAACAGTTGATTCAGAAATGCTTTGACGCACCACCAACCATCCACATCGACAGTGTCGACCTTGCCAAGGCCAGGTTCGACGAACAGCAAAGAAAGAGGGAGGCTCGCCGCAAGAAAAAATGA
- a CDS encoding FAD-dependent oxidoreductase yields MSVAISANPPANVDAVSTKRLVIVGGGMAAHGLCKRLIEHSDGTEFEITLFGEEPRPAYDRVNLSSLMSGSTEDDLLLSPKEWYQQHKIRLQVGRRITALDPEQQVVTDDTGAKHTYDQLVLATGSYPWVPPIEGTKQRGVFVYRTIDDLQAIQQYVQQTSAKTSAVIGGGLLGLEAAKVIQNLGLRTTILEVAPGLMPRQLDAQGAKVLREKVQELGVDVHVTRRTESIVAKGSQLSLNFQNAEPLDVDIVLVAAGIRPRDELARDAGLKLGPRGGIAVNRQLETSVPNVYAIGECAAVEGHIHGLVAPCYRMADVLAARLFGEPAVFNDTEESVELKLLGVPVITLGKAIGESTSGVVVTHDGDEGHRKLLLEQGRMVGAASVGHWEDVDLIRMSVAQHKRLWPTQRVRFVRTGTPYVGGTGLPIAQWPGHATVCSCMGITRQQLGTAISEGHQSAPAMSLATGAGTACGTCRNLLCELAGETATPTRVSGATMVLVSSILSVLVGLIVLLAPPIPLATSVQDPWREIDILWRDDFLKQVSGYSLLACFVLALTFSMRKRLRFLQWGNYGWWRAAHASIGTLMAMGLIAHTGIRMGDHLNFALSLTFVLLTIVGGLAGITSAFENRLTGDSAMFVRAWRPKLTWMHIVLFVPMPALLAGHILSVYWY; encoded by the coding sequence ATGTCAGTTGCGATCTCCGCCAATCCGCCAGCCAACGTCGATGCTGTGTCGACGAAGCGTTTGGTGATCGTCGGTGGTGGCATGGCAGCTCACGGACTTTGCAAACGATTGATCGAACATTCCGACGGAACGGAATTCGAGATTACGCTGTTCGGCGAAGAACCAAGACCGGCTTACGATCGAGTGAATCTGTCATCGTTGATGTCCGGCAGCACCGAAGACGATTTGTTGTTGTCACCGAAGGAGTGGTACCAACAACACAAGATCCGATTGCAAGTCGGGCGTCGCATCACCGCTTTGGATCCCGAACAACAGGTCGTGACGGACGACACGGGAGCGAAACACACTTACGATCAATTGGTGCTGGCGACCGGTTCGTATCCTTGGGTGCCACCGATCGAAGGTACCAAACAACGGGGTGTGTTTGTTTACCGGACGATCGACGACCTTCAAGCGATCCAGCAATACGTTCAACAGACCTCCGCCAAAACGTCGGCCGTCATCGGTGGTGGTTTGCTCGGCCTCGAAGCCGCGAAAGTCATTCAAAACCTTGGCTTGCGGACAACCATTTTGGAAGTTGCACCTGGCTTGATGCCTCGTCAACTCGATGCGCAAGGCGCCAAAGTATTACGAGAAAAGGTGCAAGAGTTGGGCGTCGACGTTCATGTGACACGTCGAACCGAAAGCATCGTTGCCAAAGGCAGCCAACTCTCGCTGAACTTCCAAAACGCGGAACCTCTCGACGTCGACATTGTTTTGGTCGCCGCCGGGATTCGCCCGCGAGACGAACTGGCCCGCGATGCCGGGTTGAAGCTCGGTCCGCGAGGCGGCATCGCCGTCAATCGTCAATTGGAAACCAGCGTTCCAAACGTTTATGCGATTGGCGAATGTGCTGCTGTCGAAGGCCACATTCACGGACTGGTCGCACCGTGCTACCGAATGGCGGATGTCTTGGCGGCTCGCTTGTTCGGTGAACCCGCCGTTTTCAACGACACCGAAGAATCGGTCGAGTTGAAACTTTTGGGTGTTCCCGTCATCACCTTGGGCAAAGCGATCGGCGAATCCACTTCCGGTGTCGTTGTCACTCATGACGGTGACGAAGGACACCGCAAACTTTTGCTGGAACAAGGCCGCATGGTCGGCGCGGCCTCGGTCGGTCATTGGGAGGATGTGGATCTAATCCGCATGTCGGTCGCCCAGCACAAACGTTTGTGGCCCACCCAACGTGTTCGTTTCGTCCGTACCGGCACACCGTATGTCGGCGGGACGGGACTGCCCATTGCCCAGTGGCCCGGGCACGCGACGGTTTGCTCCTGCATGGGCATCACACGGCAACAATTGGGCACCGCGATCTCCGAAGGTCACCAATCCGCCCCCGCAATGTCGCTGGCCACCGGTGCGGGAACCGCCTGCGGTACATGTCGCAACTTGCTGTGTGAACTCGCGGGAGAAACCGCGACGCCAACGCGAGTCAGCGGTGCCACCATGGTTTTGGTCAGCTCGATTTTGTCGGTGCTGGTTGGTTTGATCGTGTTGCTGGCACCACCGATCCCTCTGGCAACCAGCGTCCAAGATCCCTGGCGTGAGATCGACATCCTTTGGCGAGATGACTTCCTGAAACAGGTCAGTGGTTATTCGCTCCTGGCTTGCTTTGTGTTGGCATTGACCTTTTCAATGAGGAAACGTCTGCGGTTTCTGCAGTGGGGAAACTACGGCTGGTGGCGTGCGGCCCATGCCTCGATCGGCACCCTGATGGCAATGGGTCTGATCGCGCACACCGGTATCCGCATGGGCGACCACCTGAACTTCGCATTGAGCCTGACCTTTGTCCTGCTAACCATCGTCGGCGGACTAGCGGGGATCACCTCCGCGTTTGAAAACCGGTTGACCGGCGACTCAGCGATGTTTGTCCGAGCTTGGCGTCCGAAATTGACGTGGATGCACATCGTGTTGTTCGTGCCCATGCCGGCCTTGTTGGCGGGTCACATCTTGAGCGTCTACTGGTATTGA
- the nusG gene encoding transcription termination/antitermination protein NusG: protein MPILPFEPDCYPEDLIDQAESADSPWWLLYTRSRQEKTVMRKLRELQVPHYAPLIMQRFRSPNGRLRESYVPLFSTYVFLRGDEHAKYQAICTGSILKASEILQVDHLLEDLKQIRSLIEMGVPLTLESRIEPGEEVRVKNGTFKGYEGTVIRREGESRLLVAVRFMEQGVSVKLEDCQLEVIG, encoded by the coding sequence ATGCCTATCCTGCCTTTCGAACCTGATTGCTATCCGGAAGACTTGATCGATCAAGCGGAATCGGCTGATTCGCCTTGGTGGTTGCTCTACACGCGCTCGCGCCAAGAGAAGACCGTGATGCGAAAACTGCGAGAGCTTCAAGTCCCCCACTACGCTCCCCTGATCATGCAGCGTTTTCGTTCGCCCAACGGAAGACTGCGTGAATCCTATGTTCCGTTGTTCTCGACCTACGTTTTCTTACGCGGCGATGAACACGCGAAATACCAAGCCATCTGCACCGGCTCGATCTTGAAAGCGTCCGAGATCCTGCAGGTGGATCATCTGCTGGAGGATTTGAAGCAGATCCGCAGTCTGATTGAAATGGGCGTGCCGCTGACTTTGGAAAGCCGCATCGAACCAGGCGAAGAGGTCCGCGTTAAAAACGGCACGTTCAAAGGGTACGAAGGAACGGTGATCCGACGCGAAGGCGAATCGCGATTGCTCGTCGCCGTCCGCTTCATGGAACAAGGCGTCAGCGTCAAACTGGAAGACTGCCAGCTCGAAGTGATTGGCTGA
- the aroB gene encoding 3-dehydroquinate synthase, producing the protein MASPSIEVALGERSYPIWITTSQADGSNPVDFASSFQDSVGSCSHAVLIHDAAIADTVANQVERVLAGMNIRVTNIQVPSGETSKSVAQLETIWNTMLESGTDRQSVVVAVGGGVVGDLAGFAAASFTRGLRFVQVPTTLLSMVDSSVGGKTGINLPGGKNMVGSFWQPQMVWIDTQTLSTLPDRDFISGMAEVIKYGVIEDAEFFSWLKDNTGSLAERNPDALRHAITRSCESKARVVAEDERETSGRRAILNYGHTFAHAIEATAGYGVCLHGEAVAIGMQMAARLGIDMELCPPSLLEEQTAVLEAAKLPLVWKEADPDQMLPVMARDKKVAHGKLRFILPNRIGDVSLVGDVPAEKVIRAIEACRSMN; encoded by the coding sequence ATGGCATCTCCATCGATCGAAGTCGCTCTGGGCGAGCGTAGCTATCCAATCTGGATCACCACCTCCCAAGCCGATGGCTCCAACCCCGTCGACTTTGCTTCCAGCTTTCAAGATTCCGTTGGATCATGCAGTCATGCGGTGCTAATTCACGATGCCGCGATTGCCGACACGGTGGCGAACCAAGTCGAACGGGTTCTCGCGGGCATGAACATCCGCGTGACCAACATCCAAGTTCCCTCGGGCGAGACCAGCAAATCGGTCGCTCAGCTCGAAACGATTTGGAACACGATGCTGGAATCCGGGACGGATCGACAAAGCGTCGTGGTTGCGGTGGGCGGAGGCGTCGTTGGTGACTTAGCCGGTTTCGCCGCGGCTTCGTTCACGCGAGGCTTACGATTTGTGCAGGTCCCCACGACGTTGCTTTCCATGGTTGATAGCAGTGTCGGCGGAAAAACCGGAATCAATCTGCCCGGCGGCAAGAACATGGTGGGCAGCTTCTGGCAGCCACAAATGGTTTGGATCGACACACAGACTCTATCGACTCTGCCCGATCGTGATTTCATCAGCGGCATGGCCGAGGTGATCAAGTACGGCGTGATCGAAGACGCAGAGTTCTTCAGTTGGTTGAAAGACAACACGGGAAGTCTTGCCGAACGAAATCCCGACGCACTGCGACACGCAATCACGCGAAGTTGCGAATCGAAAGCTCGTGTGGTCGCGGAAGACGAGCGTGAAACATCGGGACGGCGTGCGATTTTGAATTACGGGCACACCTTTGCCCACGCGATCGAGGCCACCGCGGGTTACGGCGTTTGCTTGCACGGGGAAGCCGTCGCGATTGGCATGCAAATGGCCGCGCGGCTGGGCATCGACATGGAACTCTGCCCCCCAAGTCTGCTAGAAGAACAAACGGCGGTCTTGGAAGCCGCGAAACTGCCACTGGTTTGGAAAGAAGCGGATCCGGATCAAATGCTGCCCGTGATGGCACGCGACAAGAAGGTCGCCCACGGAAAGCTGCGATTCATCCTGCCCAATCGCATCGGCGATGTATCGCTCGTGGGTGATGTTCCCGCGGAGAAAGTGATCCGCGCGATTGAAGCCTGCCGCAGCATGAACTGA
- a CDS encoding DUF1294 domain-containing protein: MTLPPIIATEVVFASAVTAVLYWIDKRAARASKRRIPENVLLTASALGGWPGAIFAGRRLRHKTAKTSYRIRFAIAVAIHVILAALVLWIPRRF, encoded by the coding sequence ATGACGCTGCCACCTATCATCGCCACGGAAGTTGTTTTCGCCAGTGCGGTGACAGCGGTTTTGTATTGGATCGACAAACGTGCGGCTCGGGCCAGCAAGCGACGAATTCCTGAGAACGTTTTGCTAACCGCCAGTGCGCTGGGTGGATGGCCAGGAGCGATCTTCGCCGGGCGTCGGCTTCGCCACAAAACGGCCAAGACGTCTTATCGAATTCGATTCGCAATCGCCGTCGCCATTCACGTCATCCTTGCCGCGTTGGTGCTTTGGATCCCCCGGCGGTTTTGA
- a CDS encoding AAA domain-containing protein, with protein sequence MSSRSRKARSKAKADREGKTTFKNTSSGSFGDGILSGGKTSPGGNADGSEKWNVPYPNGLPSDRPLDPDDYFEQLAIWLDLEGDAERARLARLRQIRSQRDVESTGQAIVGLDLVDYHTGLAGRYLLDLAKPGGKELPMNRLKVGSPVVLSMDDDPSDEGIAGVVSRRKNHSIQIATEVFPARDRTEGSGGKSGKRPSASLASDRFRLDLSPDETTRQRQLAAMGKAQNARGRSGKLRDVLLGIKTPRVDGNPIDTHEIDPESFAFELNDIEFRTELNPPQRDAVAFALMADDVAIIHGPPGTGKTTTISEIIAQSVLRGERVLACAASNTAVDNLLERLVRLMPNVVRVGHPARVFESLQEHTLDALVESDPTNAVIKDLRRELDQILREANRPFRGDPGRQRRQRRELFAEAGRLRGLIRSQERSIVRSVIDRADVICTTTTIDEELLSDQSFDLVVIDESCQCTEPGMWQAILRADRLILAGDHCQLPPTVLSDEAARIGMRESLMQRLVQRHGQRIYRRLTVQYRMHESIMRFSSDHFYEGTLVADASVRSHRLCDLENVDDSDFTREPLLLIDTAGAGYEEELEPDGQSKLNHGEAKIILQLVKRLADAGVTGDQIAVIAPYAAQVRNLRMRLDLDGIEIDTVDGFQGREKEVVLITMTRCNPDGEIGFLSDRRRSNVALTRAKRKLIVVGDSATLCGHEFYSDLFGYFEEAGAYHSVFTLEEA encoded by the coding sequence ATGTCATCACGTTCACGGAAAGCCCGCTCGAAAGCAAAAGCTGATCGCGAAGGCAAAACGACTTTCAAGAACACATCAAGTGGGAGCTTCGGCGACGGGATTTTGTCGGGAGGCAAAACGTCCCCAGGTGGCAACGCCGATGGCAGCGAGAAATGGAACGTACCGTATCCGAATGGTTTGCCGTCGGACCGACCTCTGGATCCCGACGACTACTTTGAACAGCTCGCTATTTGGCTCGATTTGGAAGGCGATGCCGAACGAGCCCGGCTGGCTCGGTTGAGACAGATTCGCTCGCAGCGAGATGTTGAGAGCACCGGCCAGGCGATCGTTGGATTGGATTTGGTCGATTATCACACCGGGTTGGCCGGTCGCTATCTATTGGATTTGGCCAAACCGGGCGGCAAAGAATTGCCCATGAACCGGTTGAAGGTGGGTTCGCCGGTCGTGTTGTCGATGGACGATGACCCATCCGACGAAGGAATCGCCGGCGTGGTCAGTCGACGCAAAAATCACTCGATCCAAATTGCGACCGAAGTGTTTCCCGCTCGTGACCGGACGGAAGGCTCCGGCGGTAAGTCGGGGAAACGTCCGTCGGCGTCTCTTGCGTCAGATCGGTTTCGATTGGATTTGTCGCCCGATGAAACGACTCGACAGCGTCAGTTGGCGGCGATGGGCAAAGCTCAAAACGCTCGCGGGCGTTCGGGCAAGCTGCGCGATGTCTTGTTGGGAATCAAAACGCCGCGCGTCGACGGGAATCCCATCGACACCCATGAGATCGATCCGGAAAGTTTCGCCTTCGAGCTCAACGACATCGAATTCCGCACCGAGCTGAACCCGCCTCAACGAGACGCCGTGGCATTTGCTTTGATGGCGGATGATGTGGCGATCATTCACGGGCCTCCGGGGACAGGCAAAACGACCACGATTTCCGAAATCATCGCTCAATCGGTATTACGGGGCGAACGCGTGTTGGCTTGCGCCGCCAGCAACACCGCGGTGGACAACTTGCTGGAACGGTTGGTGCGTCTGATGCCCAACGTTGTTCGCGTTGGCCATCCAGCTCGCGTGTTCGAGTCGCTGCAAGAACACACTCTGGATGCGTTGGTCGAATCCGATCCGACGAACGCGGTGATCAAGGATCTACGACGCGAGTTGGATCAAATTCTGCGAGAGGCCAACCGTCCGTTTCGAGGCGACCCGGGGCGTCAACGTCGCCAACGCCGAGAGCTGTTCGCGGAAGCCGGTCGATTGCGAGGTTTGATCCGTTCACAAGAACGAAGCATTGTTCGATCCGTGATCGATCGCGCGGACGTGATCTGCACCACGACAACGATCGACGAAGAATTGCTCAGCGATCAATCATTTGATTTGGTGGTGATCGATGAATCGTGCCAGTGCACCGAACCGGGGATGTGGCAAGCGATTTTGCGAGCCGACCGATTGATCTTGGCCGGGGATCACTGCCAATTGCCACCCACGGTGCTGTCAGACGAAGCCGCACGAATCGGGATGCGAGAATCGTTGATGCAGCGTTTGGTGCAGCGTCATGGCCAGCGGATCTATCGCCGGTTGACCGTTCAGTACCGAATGCACGAATCCATTATGCGATTCAGCAGCGACCATTTCTACGAAGGAACATTGGTTGCCGACGCGTCCGTCCGAAGCCACCGTTTGTGTGATTTGGAGAACGTCGACGATTCCGATTTTACGCGAGAACCACTGCTGCTCATCGACACGGCCGGGGCGGGATACGAAGAAGAATTGGAGCCCGACGGTCAGAGCAAGCTGAACCATGGGGAAGCCAAAATCATCCTGCAATTGGTCAAGCGATTGGCCGACGCGGGAGTCACCGGGGATCAAATCGCGGTGATCGCGCCTTACGCCGCACAAGTCCGCAATTTGCGAATGCGATTGGACTTGGACGGCATCGAGATCGACACGGTCGATGGGTTTCAAGGCCGTGAAAAAGAAGTCGTGTTGATCACCATGACTCGTTGCAACCCCGATGGCGAGATTGGGTTCTTGTCGGACCGTCGTCGCAGCAATGTGGCACTGACGCGAGCCAAACGGAAGCTCATTGTGGTCGGCGACAGTGCAACGCTCTGCGGTCACGAATTCTATTCCGACCTCTTCGGTTACTTCGAAGAGGCCGGTGCCTACCACAGCGTCTTCACCTTGGAAGAAGCCTGA